From the Sphingobium yanoikuyae genome, the window TGCGACATGCCAGAACCAACGCCCAGTTGCTCGGGCTTCAGCGTCTCGATCCGATAGGCATCGATCACGATGTCGAAGGTCGCACCGGCAGCCCCGACCAGGATCGCGGCATAGGCGGTCTGCAACAGGCCGGTGGTCGGATCGACCAGCGCCAGATTGGCGACCGCGGCCATCACCAGCAGCCCCGTCAGCAACAGCCAGGATACGCGCTGCCCCAACCGGCCGATGATCGGCAGGCGCACGCCATCGACCATCCAGGCCCATAGCCATTTGAGGTTGTAGACGAGGAAGGCGAGCGTGAAGGCGGTCACCGCCTTCTTGTCGATGCCGTCCTGCGCCAGCCGCGTCGTCAGCGTGGCGCCGATCATGGCATAGGGAAATCCGGACGAAACCCCCAGGAAGAAGGCCGCCAGCGGCTCCTTCTGCACATAGGGCTTTACCGCGTCGCTCCAGCTGCGCGTGCCGCCGGCCAATTCCGTCATGATCTGTGATGCCCCCGATGATGCGATCCGGGCGCCACCATATGAGCAAATGCGGCAGAGGCAAGCGGCACGGCCGCCTGCCTGCCCCGGATCAGCCCGGCGTCAGGCGATCTCGGCGAACAGCTTCATGCCGCGCGGCTTGCGTGGTGGCGCGCGACCGGCCAGCACCGCATCGACCACCGCGATCGCCGCCAGCAGGTCGCGCGGGGCGAAGGGCTTGGCGAGACAGCCGACCGCCAGCGATCGCGCATCGGCGGGACAGGCACCGGTGACGAACAGCACCGGCAATTGGCGCGCATGGGCATGACGCGCGACCTCTATGCCGCAGCGCCCACCGCGCAGATTGATGTCGGTGACGACCAGATCGACCGATCCCATATCGATCACGCGGGCGGCGTGGGTGTGGCTGTCGACGGTGGCGGCGATGCGATAGCCTGCCTGGGACAGGATATGCTCATGGTCGAAGGCGACGAGCGGTTCATCCTCCACCACCAGCACGCTGCGAATGGCGTTGCGCGGCGCACCTGCCCCGTCTCTCGCTCCGTCCCTGGCGGTGTCGTCCCCTCTGATTCGCCCGAAAAACATTTGCTGTCCTGCCCCGTTTCCGCCATGCAACCGACCAACGCCGCGCCCCGGCGCCGGGTTGCGCCCGGCCGGGGCTTTGCCGTTCACATGGACGGCGCTATGGCACCGTTCATCATATTGCACATGCCGCCCTGATATGGGGATGGCCACCCGTCACGAAAAGGAATGCATCAAGTGGAACCGCCAAAAAAATCTGGTCCGCCGCGCCGGTCAGGTCCGGGCGGTCCCAAGCGTCCCTCCGGCCCCGGATCGCGTGGCGGCGCCGATCGCGGCACTGGCCGTGGCCCCGCCCGATCGGACGCCCGATCGGACAGTCGCAACGAAGGTCGTTTTGACAGCCGGAGCGAAGGCCGTCCGGGCCGCCCCGCCCCGCGTGGCGAGCGCCCCGATCGCAATGGCCCCGGCGAGGCCCGTGGCAATCGCTTCGGCGAAGGCCGTGGCGAACGCGGCGAAGGTCGCGGCGCCCGCCCCGATCGCAGCGCTTCGGGCGAAGGCCGTGGCGGTCGCTTTGCCGGAAACCGCGAAGAAGGCCGTGGCGACCGCCCGGCCCGTGGCGCGCGTCCCGATCGCAACGCCACCGGCGAAGGCCGTGGCCGCTTCGGCGAAGCGCGCGGAGAACGCAGCGAGCGCCCGGCCCGTGGCCGTCCCGATCGCGCCGCCCAGCCGGATCGCGCCGAACGCCCCGCCCGCAGCGGTCGCCCGGTCGAAGGCCAGCGCCCCGAGCGCGCCGCCGCTGGAGATCGCCCCGCCCGCGCGCCCTTTGGCGATCGTGCCGCCCGTCCCGCTTTCGGTGACCGCCCGGCCCGCCCGCGCCCCGAAGGCCGCACGCCCGGCACATCCTATCCGCCGCGCCGCCCCGGCAGCAAGAAGCCGGCTGCACCCCACACCGCCAACCCGCACCCGGCCCGCGCCGCCGCGGAAACCAGCGGCAAGGGCGAACCCCAGCGCATCGCCAAGCTGCTCGCCCGCGCCGGCATCGCCTCGCGCCGCGAGATCGAGCGGATGATCGAGGAAGGCCGTATCGCCAGGGACGGTGTCACGATCGACACCCCCGCGACGCTGCTGACCTCGCTCCATGGCGTGACCGTCGACGGTGATCCGGTCGCTGCGCCGGCCCCCGCGCGCCTGTTCCTGTTCCACAAGCCGACCGGCTTCCTCACCACCGAGCGCGACCCCGCCGGGCGGCCGACCATCTACGACATCCTGCCCGACGACCTGCCGCGGCTGATGCCGATCGGCCGGCTCGACATGAATACCGAGGGGCTGTTGCTGCTCACCACCGATGGCGAGTTCAAGCGCGAGATGGAATTGCCCTCGACCGGCGTGCCGCGCACCTATCGCGCCCGCGCCTTTGGCGAGGTCAGCCAGCAGCAGCTGGAGGATCTGTTCGACGGCATCGAGATTGACGGCATCCAATATGGTCCGATCGAGGCCAATCTGGAACGGCGCACCGGCCGCAACCAGTGGATCGAAATGACCCTGACCGAAGGCAAGAACCGCGAAGTGCGCCGCGTGCTCGAACATTTCGAACTCAAGGTCAATCGCCTGATCCGCACCAGCTACGGCCCGTTCGAACTGGGCGAACTGGCCGGCGGCGCGGTCGAGGAAGTGCGCCAGCATGATCTGGTCGCCTTCCGCAGCAGCCTGAAGAAAGCACAGAAATGAGGATCATATCGGGCCAATGGCGCGGCCGTCCGCTGGTCGCGCCCAAGGGCGACGCCACCCGTCCCACCGGCGACCGCACGCGTGAGACGCTCTTTTCGATGCTGGCGAGCCGGCTGGGATCGTTTGAGGGCCTCGCCGTGGGCGACTTCTTCGCCGGATCGGGCGCGCTGGGCTTTGAAGCCCTGTCGCGCGGCGCCGGCTCCTGCCTGTTCGTCGAGCAGGACAAGGCGGCGATCGACGCGATCCGCGCCAATGGCGACAAGCTCGGCCTGCGCCCCGACATTCGCCAGACCAGCGTGCTCTCGCTCGGCCCGACGAAGACGCCGCTCGACCTCATCTTCATGGACCCGCCCTATGACACCGGTGCGGGCCAGGTCGCACTCGACAAGCTGGCGCGCCTGGGCTGGACCAGCCCGGCCACCTGGATCAGCATCGAAACCGACCGTCGCGAGGACGTCGCGGTCAAGGGCTTCATCGTCGACGCCGTGCGCGACGTCGGCAAGGCGCGCCTCACCCTGCTCCGCGCAGAGGATAGCGCGCCCGCCGCGTAACGATCAGGCGAGATATCAGGCGGCCTCCGCGTAGGCCGCCTGTTCCTTGCCGATCAGGATATCGGCCAGGAAAGTATAAGCTTCCGCCCAGGCGGCCAGCACTTCATCGGTCGCCACTTCTTCGCCCAGCACCTCGCGGATGGCGGGCAGCAGGGCGGCCGCCACCTTGGGATAATGGTCCGGCTGCACGCCCGTATCGACATGGCGCTGCACCATGCGCGCAATCGCGCCGTCCAGCGCCTGCAACTTGTCGACATTCTCCGCAAAGCCCAGGATCGCCGCCGCCAGCCGGCGCGGCTGCTCGCCGCTGGCCTGCGCCGCCTGATCGAACATGTCCTTGATCGACGCATCCTCGAACAGCCGTGCATACATGCGGGTGGTGATCTCGACGCCATGACGGCGCAGCGCCGGGCCGGTCGCTTTCACGATGGCGATGGTTTCAGGGGACAGATTTTCGCGCATGACAGGCTCCTTATCGGGGACTCGATAAGATCCATTTAATATGCATCTTTTAAGATGTAAATTGAATATATGTTTAAGACGGTCTACGCGCAGGATAGGAGGGCGCGATGCAATTGACCCGCCACACCGATTATGCGCTGCGCGTGCTGATCCATCTTGCCGCCGTGCCGGGCGGACGGGCGACGATCCCGGAAATTGCCGATGCCTATGGCCTGTCGCGCAATCATCTGATGAAGGTGGTGCATGGCCTGGGCCAGAGCGGCTTCATCCGCACCCAGCGCGGTCGCGGCGGCGGCTTCGCCCTCGCCGCCGATCCTGTCGATATCCGCATCGGCGCGGTCGTGCGCCATAGCGAACCGGACATGGCGATGGCCGATTGCGCGTCCTGCGCGATCCGCCCGGCCTGTGGCTTGTCGGGCATATTGGCACTGGCGGTCGGCGCCTTCCTGACCGTGCTGGACGGCTATAGCCTGGCCGACGCGGCGCGTGACCGGGCTGGCCTCGCAGCGCTCATCGCCGCCCTGCCCGGCCCTTCAGCCGCCGATCCCAATCCAGATCTCAGCCCGGCCTGCGCATCCTCTTCTTCGCCTCGCCCGGATTGACGCAACCGTCCTGCACGCCCTTGCCGCAGACCGGATAGGCCTTTGCCTCGGTCGGCGGCGGCGTCATGTTGCCGCCGACCGTCACCGGATTGGCCGCCGTGCCCACCGGCGCGGCCGGATCGCGCGGCACGTCCGCAGGCGCCGGCACCATGCCCGTCTCGGCCGGCACCGCGCCGGTCGGCTGCGCGGCATTGGGATCCTGCTTCTGGGCCGGCGGTGACATCGGCTGCGCCCCGGCCTGACCGGGCATCGCCGCCATCGACAGGGCGGCAAAGCCGGCGATCATGATGATCTTCATCGGGTTGGTCCTTCTACTCCTTGCCCCGAGCAAGGGAGAAACCGGCCGCCCCGCGTCCCTGTTCCGCGTCAGCGACGAACCGTGCCGCCGCTGACGCCGGCCGCGCGCTCAGTCCGACGGGTATCGATCGAACCGGGGCAGGTCATGCGCCGCCGCCATCCACGGCGCCGCCTCGGCATATTGGACATGCACCGCCGGCGGAAAGGCGCTCTGGTCGTCCAGCGTCGCGCTCTGGATGTCGATCATGCCGGGAAAGACCGTCGGGTTGGTGTAGAACAGCCCGGTGCCACAGGTGCCGCAGAAATGGCGGGTCGCATTGTCCGACGACTGGTAGGTGACCGGATCGCCCTCTATCGTCACCTTGTCATGCGCGAACAGCGCCCAGCCGACCATCGGCGCACCCGCGCTCATCCGGCAATCGCTGCAATGGCAGAGCGCGCTGTAAACCGGCTCGCCCTCCGCCGCATAATGGATCGCCCCGCACTGGCACCGCCCCGTCACCATCATCTTGCTCCATTCGCATCTTGCGTGATTCCCTTTTTGTTCTCATAGATTGCGTCCCGCTGCAAGGCCATCCGCCCTTGCCCCCGCAACCACCCATCCCTAGTTGATCGCCCATGACCGTGCCTGCCCCCTCTCCCAATGACCCGCCCTATCTGAAGGGCCTCAACGAACCGCAGCGTCAGGCTGTGCTGACCACGGAGGGGCCGGTGCTGGTGCTGGCCGGCGCGGGCACGGGCAAGACCGCAGCGCTTACCGCCCGCCTCGCCCATCTGGTCGCGACCCAGCGCGCCTGGCCCTCGGAAATCCTGGCCGTCACCTTCACCAACAAGGCGGCACGGGAAATGCGCGAGCGTGTCGGCCGGATGATCGGCCCGGCGGTCGAGGGCATGCCCTGGCTTGGCACCTTCCACGCGATCGCCGCCAAGATGCTGCGCCGCCATGCCGAACTGGTGGGCCTTCAGTCCAATTTCACCATCCTCGACACCGACGACCAGTTGCGCCTGATGAAACAGTTGATCCAGGCGGAGGGGATTGACGAGAAGCGCTGGCCCGCCCGCCAGCTCGCCGGCCTCATCGACCAGTGGAAGAATAAGGGCCTCACCCCGGAGGAAGTCGGTGCCGGCGAGGCCGAGGGCTATGCCCATGGCAAGGAGCAGAAGCTGTACGCCGCCTATCAGGCCCGTCTGCGTGAAGTGAATGCCTGCGATTTCGGTGACTTGCTGCTCCACTCTCTCACCATCTTGAAGCGCCACCGCGACGTGCTGGAGCAATATCAGCAGCGCTTCAAATATATCATGGTGGACGAATATCAGGACACCAACTCCAGCCAGTATCTCTGGCTGCGGCTGCTCGCCCAGACCCGCAAGAATATCTGCTGCGTCGGTGACGACGATCAGTCCATCTATTCATGGCGTGGCGCAGAAGTCGCCAATATCCTGCGGTTCGAAAAGGATTTTCCGGGCGCCGTGATCGTCCGGCTGGAACAGAATTACCGCTCCACCCCGCATATTCTGGGCGCCGCCTCCGGGGTGATCGCGGAAAATGGCAATCGCCTGGGCAAGACCCTATGGACCGACATCGGCGTCGGCGAAAAGGTGCGCGTGCTCGGCGTGTGGGACGGGCCGGAGGAAGCCCGCCGCGTCGGCGACGAGATCGAGGCGATCGCCCGCGCCGGTGGATCGCTCGACGAGGTCGCGATCCTCGTCCGTGCCCAGCACCAGACCCGCGAATTCGAAGATCGCTTCATCCAGATCGGCCTGCCCTATCGCATCGTCGGCGGCTTCCGCTTCTATGAGCGCGCCGAAATCCGCGACGCGCTCGCCTATCTGCGCCTCGTCAACCAGCCGGCCGACGACCTGGCGTTCGAGCGGATCGTCAACGTGCCGAAGCGCGGCCTGGGCGACAAGGCGGTCGAGAAGCTGCACCGGCTGGCGCGCGCGGAGGGCATTCCCCTAGCCCTCGCCGCCGCCCGCATCCTCGACACCGACGAACTGACGCCTCAGGCGCGCCGTGCGCTCGGCGCCTTCATCGGCGATCTCGCCCGCTGGCGCGATCGCGCCGCACAACTGCCCCATGCCGAACTGGCGCGCCAGATATTGGACGAGAGCGGCTATACCGCCACGCTCCAGGCCGAACGCACCACCGAAAGCGCCGGCCGCCTCGAAAATCTGAGCGAACTCACGCGCGCGATGGAGGAATATGAGACACTGGGCGCCTTCCTCGAACATGTCAGCCTGGTCATGGACAATGAGGCGCAGCAGGACGAGCAGAAGCTCACCATCATGACCATCCACGCCGCCAAGGGGCTGGAATTCGACAATGTCTTCCTCGCCGGCTGGGAGGAAGGCATCTTCCCCTCGCAGCGCGCGCTGGACGAAGGCGGGCTCAACAGCCTGGAGGAGGAACGGCGCCTCGCCTATGTGGCGATCACGCGCGCGCGCAAGCGCTGCACCATCCTCCATGCCGCCAATCGCCGCATCTATGGCCAGTGGACCAGTAGCATCCCCTCCCGCTTCGTCGGCGAATTGCCACCCGAACATGTGGATGAGGAAAGCAGCATGTCCGGCGGCGCCTCGCTCTGGCGCGCCAACTGGTCCGAACGGGACGATCCCTTCGCCAATGTCGCGCGCGGCTCGTCGCGCGGCCCCGGCTGGCAGCGCGCCCAGACCAGCGGCCAGTTCAGCCGCGAACCCGTGCGAATCGTCGAAGCCCGCACCTCCGCCGTGTCGCTCGGCAACAAGGGCCGCGACGATGTGGCCGTCGGCCAGCGCGTCTTCCACCAGAAATTCGGCTATGGCACGATCGCCGCGATTGAGGGCAACAAGCTGGAAATCGACTTCGAAACCGCCGGCCGCAAGCGGGTGATGGACAGCTTCGTCACGCTGGCCTGAACGGCGTTGCCCCGTCCTCATTCGCAAAAGCAGGAATGGCCTAAGAGGGTGGCTTACGGCCATTCCTCCCCGGCACGGGAGGGGGACCGCTCGCGCAGCGAGTGGTGGAGGGGCACAGGCCGGATAGCGCAGCGTTAATAGGCTCCTGCCCCTCCGTCAGGCGCTCCGCGCCTGCCACCTCCCCGTGCCGGGGAGGAATGACTGCGATTGGTCATCAGCCGTCAGAACCCGACATCGCCATTGCAAGCGTAGTGAAATTTGCCACCAACCGACACCGCAGCCAGCCCGACCGAATCCGAAGGCCATCAACGCAATCCCATGGGTTGCGTGTGCATGATGCTATGTGAAGAAAAATGGTGGAGCCTAGCGGGATCGAACCGCTGACCTCCTGCATGCCATGCAGGCGCTCTCCCAGCTGAGCTAAGGCCCCATCCTGATACGGCGCGAACCGCGTCCCGATGGATCAGACCATGTCCGGCAAAAGCCGTCGGCCGAAAAAATTGGTGGAGCCTAGCGGGATCGAACCGCTGACCTCCTGCATGCCATGCAGGCGCTCTCCCAGCTGAGCTAAGGCCCCATCCTGATACGGCGCGAACCGCGTCCCGAATGGATCAAACCATGTCCGGCACAAGCCGTCGGCCGAAAAAAATTGGTGGAGCCTAGCGGGATCGAACCGCTGACCTCCTGCATGCCATGCAGGCGCTCTCCCAGCTGAGCTAAGGCCCCGTACCATCTTGAGGCGCCGTTGGGTCCGGCGCCCCGGAGGTCGCTGCCTCTAGGATCAGGCGATCCCGTTGGCAAGCAGAATTTTCACTTAATTGTCGTCGTCGCCGTCATCATTGCCGGCATCGACGCCCAGGTCGTCATCGCCGCCCAGATCGACGTCATTATCCGGCGAATCGCCGTCATCATCGACGTCCAGATCGATGTCCAGATCATCGTCCGCCGTCTCCAGCTCGCCATCGGCCGTTTCCACGACCTTCTTGGGCGCGGCCTCTTCATAGGGCAGCGGCTGCTTCGACTTCAGCACCGGCTCAGGCTCCCAGGCGGCGCCGCAGTTGATGCAGGTCACCGGGTCATCCTTGCCCAGGTCATAGAAGCGAGTCGCGCATTTCGGGCAGGTCCGCTTCGTGCCCCATTCAGCCTTCACCATGTCCGGCCTGTTCCTTCTTCGATGCTCAAACAGAAATCACGCGGCGCGACGGAAGTCGGCCACGAAACGTCGGGCGCCTTGCCATAGCGAAACCGCGCTGTCAAAAGCCGGGCGCATTTTTTCGGTTCCAAGATGATGGATACCCCGTGACGAGCCATAATGACCAACCCAGCCCGATGACCTTCACCACCGCCCCTGCCCTGTCCGGCAGCGTCGCGGTTCCGGGCGACAAGAGCATTTCCCACCGTTCGCTGATGCTGTCCGCCCTGGCCGTGGGCGAAAGCCGGGTCGAAGGCCTGCTGGAGGGCGAGGATGTGCTGGCCACCGCGGCCGCGATGCGCGCGATGGGCGCCGACATCCAGCGCGACGAAGACGGCATCTGGCATATTCATGGCGTCGGCGTCGGCGGCCTGCTCCAGCCGCAGGAAGCGCTCGACATGGGCAATAGCGGCACCTCGACCCGCCTGCTGATGGGCCTGGTCGCCAGCCATGGCATCACCGCCACCTTCGTGGGCGACGCATCCCTCAGCAAGCGCCCGATGGCGCGCGTCACCGAACCGCTCTCCCGCGTCGGCGCCCGCTTCACCACCAGCCCCGGCGATCGCCTGCCGCTGACCATGACCGGCGCCTGCCCGGCCGTGCCGCTCGACTATGTCCTGCCGGTCGCCTCGGCCCAGGTGAAGTCGGCGATCCTGCTCGCCGGCCTCAACACACCCGGCATCACCCGCGTGGTCGAGCCGATCCCGACCCGCGACCATAGCG encodes:
- a CDS encoding response regulator, with the protein product MFFGRIRGDDTARDGARDGAGAPRNAIRSVLVVEDEPLVAFDHEHILSQAGYRIAATVDSHTHAARVIDMGSVDLVVTDINLRGGRCGIEVARHAHARQLPVLFVTGACPADARSLAVGCLAKPFAPRDLLAAIAVVDAVLAGRAPPRKPRGMKLFAEIA
- the rsmD gene encoding 16S rRNA (guanine(966)-N(2))-methyltransferase RsmD, with product MRIISGQWRGRPLVAPKGDATRPTGDRTRETLFSMLASRLGSFEGLAVGDFFAGSGALGFEALSRGAGSCLFVEQDKAAIDAIRANGDKLGLRPDIRQTSVLSLGPTKTPLDLIFMDPPYDTGAGQVALDKLARLGWTSPATWISIETDRREDVAVKGFIVDAVRDVGKARLTLLRAEDSAPAA
- a CDS encoding pseudouridine synthase, whose product is MEPPKKSGPPRRSGPGGPKRPSGPGSRGGADRGTGRGPARSDARSDSRNEGRFDSRSEGRPGRPAPRGERPDRNGPGEARGNRFGEGRGERGEGRGARPDRSASGEGRGGRFAGNREEGRGDRPARGARPDRNATGEGRGRFGEARGERSERPARGRPDRAAQPDRAERPARSGRPVEGQRPERAAAGDRPARAPFGDRAARPAFGDRPARPRPEGRTPGTSYPPRRPGSKKPAAPHTANPHPARAAAETSGKGEPQRIAKLLARAGIASRREIERMIEEGRIARDGVTIDTPATLLTSLHGVTVDGDPVAAPAPARLFLFHKPTGFLTTERDPAGRPTIYDILPDDLPRLMPIGRLDMNTEGLLLLTTDGEFKREMELPSTGVPRTYRARAFGEVSQQQLEDLFDGIEIDGIQYGPIEANLERRTGRNQWIEMTLTEGKNREVRRVLEHFELKVNRLIRTSYGPFELGELAGGAVEEVRQHDLVAFRSSLKKAQK
- a CDS encoding Rrf2 family transcriptional regulator, whose product is MQLTRHTDYALRVLIHLAAVPGGRATIPEIADAYGLSRNHLMKVVHGLGQSGFIRTQRGRGGGFALAADPVDIRIGAVVRHSEPDMAMADCASCAIRPACGLSGILALAVGAFLTVLDGYSLADAARDRAGLAALIAALPGPSAADPNPDLSPACASSSSPRPD
- a CDS encoding ATP-dependent helicase, which produces MTVPAPSPNDPPYLKGLNEPQRQAVLTTEGPVLVLAGAGTGKTAALTARLAHLVATQRAWPSEILAVTFTNKAAREMRERVGRMIGPAVEGMPWLGTFHAIAAKMLRRHAELVGLQSNFTILDTDDQLRLMKQLIQAEGIDEKRWPARQLAGLIDQWKNKGLTPEEVGAGEAEGYAHGKEQKLYAAYQARLREVNACDFGDLLLHSLTILKRHRDVLEQYQQRFKYIMVDEYQDTNSSQYLWLRLLAQTRKNICCVGDDDQSIYSWRGAEVANILRFEKDFPGAVIVRLEQNYRSTPHILGAASGVIAENGNRLGKTLWTDIGVGEKVRVLGVWDGPEEARRVGDEIEAIARAGGSLDEVAILVRAQHQTREFEDRFIQIGLPYRIVGGFRFYERAEIRDALAYLRLVNQPADDLAFERIVNVPKRGLGDKAVEKLHRLARAEGIPLALAAARILDTDELTPQARRALGAFIGDLARWRDRAAQLPHAELARQILDESGYTATLQAERTTESAGRLENLSELTRAMEEYETLGAFLEHVSLVMDNEAQQDEQKLTIMTIHAAKGLEFDNVFLAGWEEGIFPSQRALDEGGLNSLEEERRLAYVAITRARKRCTILHAANRRIYGQWTSSIPSRFVGELPPEHVDEESSMSGGASLWRANWSERDDPFANVARGSSRGPGWQRAQTSGQFSREPVRIVEARTSAVSLGNKGRDDVAVGQRVFHQKFGYGTIAAIEGNKLEIDFETAGRKRVMDSFVTLA
- a CDS encoding TIGR02300 family protein, with translation MVKAEWGTKRTCPKCATRFYDLGKDDPVTCINCGAAWEPEPVLKSKQPLPYEEAAPKKVVETADGELETADDDLDIDLDVDDDGDSPDNDVDLGGDDDLGVDAGNDDGDDDN
- a CDS encoding globin domain-containing protein, giving the protein MRENLSPETIAIVKATGPALRRHGVEITTRMYARLFEDASIKDMFDQAAQASGEQPRRLAAAILGFAENVDKLQALDGAIARMVQRHVDTGVQPDHYPKVAAALLPAIREVLGEEVATDEVLAAWAEAYTFLADILIGKEQAAYAEAA
- a CDS encoding GFA family protein; translated protein: MVTGRCQCGAIHYAAEGEPVYSALCHCSDCRMSAGAPMVGWALFAHDKVTIEGDPVTYQSSDNATRHFCGTCGTGLFYTNPTVFPGMIDIQSATLDDQSAFPPAVHVQYAEAAPWMAAAHDLPRFDRYPSD